From the Triticum urartu cultivar G1812 unplaced genomic scaffold, Tu2.1 TuUngrouped_contig_4210, whole genome shotgun sequence genome, one window contains:
- the LOC125527521 gene encoding uncharacterized protein LOC125527521 translates to MNPDPMEVQEPPPHRNEKTIFEICREARNFRTNARRCGTLIQPYEFSCPQTAELGFKDGYIYYSSKAIKFAADKEQGFDSGELQKRAATFWVLNEVPFGQLNPLGLNPSIDVGIVKTYGVAYNTLIGKTIIAFARSQQSVLSWIANPDNSMFVRDQLRNSIRSLYVALERLWDKQWTVDNVEDIGTYAINENMIQIMPFRVRGRTPDDEMTPRQGLQLLIQTNILQHWPDDIELAHFNAFLINPNINIRKQDVLDHPFLVTVPHVRESKYKRLYEEGIFFTDDQIDWLENHIFLQG, encoded by the exons ATGAATCCAGATCCAATGGAAGTGCAAGAACCACCACCCCAT AGGAACGAGAAAACCATCTTTGAGATATGCAGAGAAGCCAGAAACTTTCGTACTAATGCTAGGAGGTGTGGCACTCTTATTCAGCCCTACGAATTTAGCTGTCCACAAACTGCAGAACTTGGATTTAAAGATGGTTATATCTATTATTCAAGCAAGGCAATAAAGTTTGCTGCGGATAAAGAACAAGGATTTGACTCAGGGGAACTGCAGAAACGAGCTGCCACCTTCTGGGTTCTGAATGAAGTGCCTTTTGGTCAGCTAAACCCATTGGGGCTAAATCCATCCATTGATGTAGGGATTGTTAAGACCTACGGCGTGGCCTATAATACCCTAATTGGAAAAACAATCATTGCCTTTGCTCGCTCTCAACAAAGTGTGCTCTCCTGGATAGCAAATCCAGATAACAGTATGTTCGTTCGTGATCAGTTAAGAAATAGTATTAG GTCTTTGTATGTGGCACTGGAGAGGTTATGGGACAAACAGTGGACAGTAGATAATGTGGAAGATATTGGAACTTACGCTATTAATGAGAATATGATCCAAATTATGCCATTCCGAGTTCGTGGAAGGACTCCTGATGATGAGATGACACCTAGGCAGGGTTTGCAACTACTGATACAGACCAATATTTTGCAACACTGGCCAGATGATATTGAACTAGCGCACTTCAATGCATTCCTCATTAACCCAAATATAAACATAAG GAAACAAGATGTCCTCGATCATCCATTCCTAGTCACAGTCCCCCACGTTAGGGAGAGCAAGTATAAAAGATTATATGAAGAAGGAATTTTTTTTACCGATGACCAAATAGATTGGTTGGAGAACCATATCTTCTTACAGGGGTAG